One genomic window of Halolamina sediminis includes the following:
- a CDS encoding FAD-dependent oxidoreductase: MNATVVGRESVGPNTFTLTFDTPEGFEGLAGQFVRLSGEIDDEEYARFYTLSSPGIGETFEITVEVAPESGPFSDYLAALESGNEVEVTGPFGDDYYEGERRAVVLAGGPGIGAAVAIAEAAVENDAEAAVVYRYDGEPAHEERLDALVDAGADVTLLGEDADAAAFERAVGSVVTGADEEGVFVYGFAEFVESATDAIEAAGGDAEGAKVENFG, from the coding sequence ATGAACGCGACTGTCGTCGGCCGCGAGTCGGTCGGCCCGAACACGTTCACGCTCACGTTCGACACGCCCGAGGGGTTCGAGGGGCTCGCCGGCCAGTTCGTTCGACTCTCCGGTGAGATCGACGACGAGGAGTACGCCCGCTTCTACACGCTCTCCTCGCCGGGCATCGGCGAGACGTTCGAGATCACTGTCGAGGTTGCCCCGGAGAGCGGCCCGTTCAGCGACTATCTCGCGGCGCTCGAGTCGGGCAACGAGGTCGAAGTCACCGGCCCGTTCGGCGACGACTACTACGAGGGCGAACGGCGAGCGGTCGTTCTCGCGGGCGGGCCGGGGATCGGCGCCGCAGTCGCGATCGCCGAGGCCGCAGTCGAGAACGACGCCGAGGCCGCGGTCGTGTACCGCTACGACGGCGAGCCGGCCCACGAGGAGCGCCTCGACGCGCTCGTCGACGCCGGCGCGGACGTGACGCTGCTGGGCGAGGACGCCGACGCCGCCGCCTTCGAGCGTGCGGTGGGTTCGGTCGTGACCGGCGCGGACGAGGAGGGCGTGTTCGTCTACGGGTTCGCCGAGTTCGTCGAGTCGGCGACCGACGCGATCGAAGCTGCGGGCGGCGACGCGGAGGGGGCGAAAGTCGAGAACTTCGGGTAG
- a CDS encoding plastocyanin/azurin family copper-binding protein has protein sequence MENDDALSRRSFIRAGTAGAAASMAAGTAAAQEGTETATPNGTATGTDTGTSTGTDGGTATGTEGGGGGGGGGGGTTHTVDMTDQLVFDPADIKIEVGDTVVWENVGTVGHSVTAYEDNIPDGADYWASGGFDAEQPARDAYPEQGDIPGGESYQYTFETLGTHEYFCIPHEGVGMVGSVEVVESIETPAPTGPAVPDSAKTLGVGAAFAMVATLLIAYFFLQFGGDSPGHEDEE, from the coding sequence ATGGAGAACGACGACGCCCTTTCTCGCCGCTCGTTCATTCGCGCGGGCACCGCCGGCGCCGCCGCGTCGATGGCGGCCGGGACCGCGGCGGCACAGGAGGGAACCGAGACCGCGACGCCGAACGGGACCGCGACCGGGACTGACACCGGTACCTCAACGGGTACCGACGGCGGCACCGCGACCGGCACCGAGGGCGGCGGTGGCGGTGGTGGGGGCGGCGGCGGTACCACCCACACCGTCGACATGACCGACCAGTTGGTGTTCGACCCGGCAGATATCAAGATCGAGGTCGGAGACACCGTCGTCTGGGAGAACGTCGGGACGGTCGGCCACAGCGTGACGGCTTACGAGGACAACATTCCGGACGGAGCCGACTACTGGGCCTCGGGCGGGTTCGACGCCGAGCAGCCCGCGCGGGACGCCTACCCCGAACAGGGAGACATCCCCGGCGGCGAGAGCTACCAGTACACCTTCGAGACGCTTGGTACGCACGAGTACTTCTGTATCCCCCACGAGGGGGTCGGCATGGTCGGGTCAGTCGAAGTCGTCGAGAGTATCGAGACGCCGGCGCCGACCGGACCCGCGGTGCCCGACAGCGCGAAGACGCTGGGTGTCGGCGCCGCCTTCGCGATGGTCGCGACGCTGCTGATCGCGTACTTCTTCCTCCAGTTCGGCGGCGACAGCCCCGGACACGAGGACGAGGAGTAG
- a CDS encoding glycosyltransferase: MHVAFVSMETAHSVERRGLERARRTARLLADRGHEVTYLCAQWWGGDAVPTFEHEGIEYRRVTREPATGAFAAKLPTALWRAGADAIHAVHGPPRHVAVAEKIGTMLRTPVLVDWFGDGATEPGSQTRAASAGDLVTVPSELIRTRVREHGAEDGSVRVVPESIDLEMIRETPADDRFDVVYARRLDEHANVGTLLLALAERRRRDWSAAIVGDGPEREAVETAARELRIDDRVTFTGALPERERVSIYKGAHVFAQTAGVEPFATELLRALACGCLGVVEYQADSSAHELVEGVDRGRRVTSPEEMAEVITAAGNVPRREYNELFERFGHDAVVETYVDCYEAIRERSGLF; encoded by the coding sequence GTGCACGTCGCGTTCGTCTCCATGGAGACCGCCCACAGCGTCGAGCGTCGGGGGCTGGAGCGAGCGCGCCGGACCGCCCGCCTGCTCGCCGATCGCGGACACGAGGTAACGTACCTCTGTGCGCAGTGGTGGGGCGGCGACGCCGTGCCGACGTTCGAACACGAGGGGATCGAGTACCGGCGAGTGACCAGAGAGCCCGCGACTGGGGCGTTCGCGGCGAAACTCCCGACCGCGCTGTGGCGCGCGGGCGCCGATGCCATCCACGCGGTCCACGGGCCGCCGCGACACGTCGCCGTCGCCGAGAAAATCGGGACGATGCTCCGGACGCCCGTGCTCGTCGACTGGTTCGGCGACGGCGCGACCGAACCGGGGAGCCAGACGCGGGCCGCGAGCGCGGGCGACCTCGTCACCGTCCCCTCGGAGCTGATCCGCACGCGGGTCAGGGAGCACGGCGCCGAGGACGGCTCGGTTCGGGTCGTGCCGGAGAGCATCGACCTCGAGATGATCCGTGAAACGCCAGCCGACGACCGCTTCGACGTGGTGTACGCCCGCCGGCTGGACGAACACGCCAACGTCGGGACGCTCCTGCTCGCGCTCGCGGAGCGCCGGCGGCGGGACTGGTCGGCGGCGATCGTCGGCGACGGCCCCGAGCGCGAGGCCGTCGAGACCGCCGCGCGGGAGCTCCGCATCGACGACCGGGTCACCTTCACTGGCGCGCTGCCCGAGCGCGAGCGCGTGAGCATCTACAAGGGCGCCCACGTGTTCGCCCAGACTGCGGGCGTGGAGCCGTTCGCGACCGAACTCCTCCGCGCGCTCGCGTGTGGCTGTCTTGGCGTTGTCGAGTACCAGGCCGACTCCAGCGCCCACGAACTGGTCGAGGGCGTCGACCGCGGCCGCCGGGTCACCAGCCCCGAGGAGATGGCCGAGGTGATCACCGCGGCCGGGAACGTCCCACGCCGGGAGTACAACGAACTGTTCGAGCGGTTCGGTCACGACGCTGTGGTCGAGACGTACGTGGACTGCTACGAAGCGATCCGGGAGAGAAGCGGACTGTTCTAG
- a CDS encoding MTH865 family protein, with protein sequence MVDEETERELRAQLTDAFEGADFPVDSQMDLVPALPEGPSTRFEAGDVSFTAMELAAKLGGQQEFPYSDVDSLVEDVLEGLEAEGML encoded by the coding sequence ATGGTCGACGAGGAAACCGAACGCGAACTCCGCGCACAGCTCACCGACGCCTTCGAGGGCGCCGACTTCCCGGTCGACAGTCAGATGGACCTCGTGCCCGCGCTCCCCGAGGGACCGAGCACGCGGTTCGAGGCCGGCGACGTGTCGTTCACCGCGATGGAGCTGGCCGCCAAGCTCGGCGGGCAGCAGGAGTTCCCCTACAGCGACGTCGACTCTCTCGTCGAGGACGTGCTGGAGGGGCTGGAAGCCGAAGGGATGCTCTGA
- a CDS encoding M42 family metallopeptidase, with translation MAFDFDFDLLKELTEERGVPGYEDRVRDLVREELETSTDDVRTDAMGNVVGTIEGDADYSVAVAAHMDEIGFMVKHVTDDGFLKIDALGGWDARVLRAQRVTVHGEEDVTGVFGSVPPHTLDEEPDGEEEVGDRVVDLGRDAEEVKELVSVGDLVTMDQTTVQMGDSVTGKALDDRVCLFAMLEAAREIENPDATIHFCATVQEEVGLRGATALGVDVDPDLAIALDVTIASDIPGVSADKHVTTLGDGAAIKLKDSSVITTPKVHKRLRSVAEDEEIDHQIEVLPSGGTDTAGFQNTNGAKPVGAISIPTRYLHTVTETANGDDIRATIDLLTAFLESEDGEHDYSL, from the coding sequence ATGGCGTTCGACTTCGACTTCGACCTGCTGAAGGAGCTAACCGAGGAACGGGGCGTCCCCGGCTACGAGGACCGCGTGCGCGATCTGGTGCGCGAGGAACTCGAAACGAGCACCGACGACGTCCGCACCGACGCGATGGGCAACGTCGTGGGCACGATTGAGGGCGACGCCGACTACTCCGTCGCCGTCGCCGCCCACATGGACGAGATCGGTTTCATGGTCAAGCACGTCACCGACGACGGCTTCCTCAAGATCGACGCGCTCGGCGGCTGGGACGCGCGTGTGCTGCGCGCCCAGCGCGTGACCGTCCACGGCGAGGAGGACGTGACCGGCGTGTTCGGCTCCGTCCCACCGCACACGCTCGACGAGGAGCCCGACGGCGAGGAGGAAGTCGGCGACCGCGTCGTCGACCTCGGCCGCGACGCCGAGGAAGTGAAAGAGCTCGTGAGCGTCGGCGACCTCGTCACGATGGATCAGACGACGGTGCAGATGGGCGACTCGGTCACGGGGAAGGCGCTCGACGACCGCGTCTGCCTGTTCGCGATGCTCGAAGCCGCCCGGGAGATCGAGAACCCCGACGCGACGATCCACTTCTGTGCCACGGTGCAGGAGGAGGTCGGGCTCCGCGGCGCGACCGCCCTCGGCGTCGACGTCGATCCGGACCTCGCGATCGCGCTCGACGTGACGATCGCGAGCGACATCCCCGGCGTCAGCGCGGACAAGCACGTCACGACGCTCGGCGACGGTGCCGCGATCAAGCTGAAGGACAGCTCCGTCATCACGACGCCGAAAGTCCACAAGCGCCTCCGCTCGGTTGCCGAGGACGAGGAGATCGACCACCAGATCGAGGTGCTCCCCTCCGGCGGCACCGACACGGCGGGGTTCCAGAACACCAACGGCGCCAAACCCGTCGGCGCGATCTCGATCCCGACACGCTACCTCCACACGGTCACCGAGACCGCCAACGGCGACGACATCCGCGCCACGATCGACCTGCTGACAGCGTTCCTCGAGAGCGAGGACGGCGAGCACGACTACTCGCTGTAA
- a CDS encoding DUF7560 family zinc ribbon protein, which translates to MKEYEYVCQECGQQIEVNGPMREAIMKNGCPVCSAPADTDHFSQI; encoded by the coding sequence ATGAAGGAGTACGAGTACGTCTGTCAGGAATGTGGGCAGCAGATCGAGGTCAACGGACCGATGCGTGAGGCGATCATGAAGAACGGTTGCCCGGTCTGCTCTGCGCCCGCCGACACCGACCACTTTTCGCAGATCTGA
- a CDS encoding pyridoxamine 5'-phosphate oxidase family protein, with protein sequence MPLARETEMTPEETDAFLGENETGVLSLAEDDDPYAAPVSYGYDPEKRAFYLRLVSTPESEKRRFLEASTNARFVVYGDDAAGAEEVYRSVVAAGTLSEIDPAELSIDQIEQYGDAKRPLFEIWGEPKEDLDIRLYEFETTNVTGRRTEVDRDA encoded by the coding sequence ATGCCACTCGCCCGAGAGACCGAGATGACACCCGAGGAGACCGACGCGTTCCTCGGCGAGAACGAGACGGGAGTGCTCTCCCTGGCGGAGGACGACGACCCGTACGCGGCACCGGTCTCGTACGGCTACGACCCCGAGAAGCGGGCGTTCTACCTTCGGCTGGTCTCGACACCCGAGAGCGAGAAGCGTCGGTTCCTGGAGGCCAGCACCAACGCGCGGTTCGTCGTCTACGGCGACGACGCGGCGGGTGCCGAGGAGGTGTACCGCAGCGTCGTCGCCGCGGGGACGCTGTCGGAGATCGACCCCGCGGAGCTCTCGATCGACCAGATCGAACAGTACGGCGACGCGAAGCGGCCGCTGTTCGAAATCTGGGGCGAGCCGAAGGAGGATCTCGACATTCGACTCTACGAGTTCGAGACGACGAACGTGACTGGCCGGCGCACCGAGGTCGACCGCGACGCCTGA
- a CDS encoding helix-turn-helix domain-containing protein — protein sequence MSSGIRATVTFDSPAGCPVAGFSRTTGAVVESISTSVSPAGETVTEFLVDADEVAGDADLEPIFSYGTADVYRTEHVGDCPCACLGGFDCPIHRYLADGEELTLVFHAAEFETLQDAMAALREEFPSADVQQLLQPPLSGSNDDRRFVNRGKLTDRQFEVLQTAYRQGYFERPKGANATELAEELGISQSTFTEHLVAAQRKLLGDVFADG from the coding sequence ATGAGTTCCGGTATCCGGGCGACGGTGACGTTCGACAGCCCGGCGGGCTGTCCTGTTGCCGGGTTCTCGCGAACGACGGGCGCCGTCGTCGAGAGTATCTCGACGAGCGTCTCTCCCGCGGGGGAGACGGTGACGGAGTTCCTCGTCGACGCGGACGAGGTGGCCGGCGACGCCGATCTGGAGCCGATCTTCTCGTACGGCACCGCGGACGTGTACCGGACCGAACACGTCGGCGACTGCCCGTGTGCGTGTCTGGGCGGGTTCGACTGCCCGATCCACCGCTACCTCGCCGACGGCGAGGAGCTCACGCTGGTGTTCCACGCCGCGGAGTTCGAGACGCTCCAAGACGCGATGGCGGCGCTGCGCGAGGAGTTCCCCTCCGCGGACGTCCAACAGCTCCTCCAGCCGCCGCTGTCGGGGAGCAACGATGACCGGCGGTTCGTCAACCGCGGGAAGCTCACCGATCGGCAGTTCGAGGTACTGCAGACGGCGTACCGGCAGGGGTACTTCGAGCGGCCCAAGGGGGCGAACGCGACCGAGCTCGCCGAGGAGCTGGGGATCTCTCAGTCGACGTTCACCGAACACCTCGTCGCGGCCCAACGGAAGCTGCTCGGCGACGTGTTCGCCGACGGGTAA
- a CDS encoding winged helix-turn-helix domain-containing protein has translation MSYAVPPTQNRPPETAGEELLQAESEITDLLAVLDDPDCRAVLEVTGEQPLSATEIVERCDIPSSTAYRKIERLVDAGLLREGVRIRSSGKHASEYRRSVDHVELSIGDGGTEVRVVERDE, from the coding sequence ATGAGCTACGCCGTCCCGCCCACACAGAACCGTCCTCCGGAAACTGCCGGCGAAGAACTGCTCCAGGCGGAGAGCGAGATCACCGATCTGCTCGCGGTTCTCGACGATCCCGACTGCCGTGCGGTCCTCGAAGTCACCGGCGAGCAGCCCCTCTCGGCCACCGAAATCGTCGAGCGCTGTGACATCCCCTCTTCGACCGCGTACCGGAAGATCGAGCGGTTGGTCGACGCCGGCTTGCTCCGGGAGGGCGTCCGCATCCGGAGCTCCGGCAAGCACGCCAGCGAGTACCGCCGCAGCGTCGACCACGTCGAACTGTCCATCGGCGACGGCGGGACGGAAGTTCGCGTCGTCGAGCGCGACGAGTAG
- a CDS encoding acyl-CoA mutase large subunit family protein, with product MYDDEDLAEIRESREEWEAETLDPTIDAYGERKDRFATVSNLGIDRLYDPSDVSDLDYEEDLGNPGEFPFTRGPYPTMYRGRTWTMRQFAGFGSAEDTNERFHYLIEEGQTGLSTAFDMPSLMGIDSDDPMALGEVGKEGVAVDTLRDMEILFDGIDIGEVSTSFTINPSAPVIYAMYLALADEQGVPREEVRGTLQNDMLKEFIAQKEWVIPPEPSLDIVTDTIEFATQETPKFNPVSISGYHIREAGSTAVQELAFTLADGFAYVEDCLDRGMDVDEFAPQLSFFFNSHNSIFEEVAKFRAARRIYARVMDEWYDAEKDASKKLKFHTQTAGQSLTAQQPLNNIVRVTIQALAGVFGGTQSLHTNSYDEALALPSEEAVRVALRTQQIIAEESGAADSVDPLAGSFMVESLTDEVEEEAMEYIESIKEMGDGSVRDGVLTGIEEGFFHREIQEASYEYQERVEDEEETVVGVNKYVSEEDTSPEVLKVDEEVAGHQRERLESVKQERDDAAVEAALDDLREAVENDENVMPYIVTAVKAYATMGEIMDVFEAEHGGYREKIGLA from the coding sequence ATGTACGACGACGAGGATCTCGCGGAGATCCGCGAGTCCCGCGAAGAGTGGGAGGCGGAGACGTTGGACCCGACCATCGACGCCTACGGCGAGCGAAAGGATCGCTTCGCGACGGTCTCGAACCTCGGGATCGATCGACTGTACGACCCCTCGGATGTCTCCGATCTCGACTACGAGGAGGATCTGGGCAACCCCGGCGAGTTCCCGTTCACCCGCGGGCCGTATCCGACGATGTACCGCGGTCGGACGTGGACGATGCGCCAGTTCGCCGGCTTCGGCTCCGCCGAGGACACGAACGAGCGCTTCCATTATCTGATCGAGGAGGGGCAGACGGGACTGTCGACGGCGTTCGACATGCCGTCGCTGATGGGGATCGACTCCGACGACCCGATGGCGCTCGGTGAGGTCGGGAAGGAGGGCGTCGCCGTCGACACGCTGCGGGATATGGAGATCCTGTTCGACGGGATCGACATCGGCGAGGTGTCGACCTCGTTCACGATCAACCCCTCCGCGCCGGTGATCTACGCGATGTACCTCGCGCTGGCCGACGAGCAGGGCGTCCCCCGCGAGGAGGTCCGTGGCACCCTCCAGAACGACATGCTCAAAGAGTTCATCGCGCAGAAGGAGTGGGTGATCCCCCCGGAGCCGTCGCTCGACATCGTCACCGACACGATCGAGTTCGCGACCCAAGAGACGCCGAAGTTCAACCCCGTCTCCATCTCGGGCTACCACATCCGTGAGGCGGGCTCGACGGCGGTCCAGGAGCTCGCGTTCACCCTCGCCGACGGGTTCGCGTACGTCGAGGACTGCCTCGACCGCGGGATGGACGTCGACGAGTTCGCGCCCCAACTGAGCTTCTTCTTCAACTCCCACAACTCCATCTTCGAGGAGGTCGCGAAGTTCCGCGCCGCGCGGCGCATCTACGCCCGCGTGATGGACGAGTGGTACGACGCCGAGAAGGACGCCTCGAAGAAGCTCAAGTTCCACACCCAGACCGCCGGGCAGTCGCTGACCGCCCAACAGCCGCTCAACAACATCGTCCGCGTGACGATTCAGGCGCTGGCGGGCGTCTTCGGCGGCACCCAGAGCCTCCACACCAACTCCTACGACGAGGCGCTGGCGCTGCCCAGCGAGGAGGCGGTCCGGGTCGCGCTGCGCACCCAGCAGATCATCGCCGAGGAGTCCGGCGCCGCCGACAGCGTCGACCCGCTTGCGGGCTCGTTCATGGTGGAGAGCCTCACCGACGAGGTCGAGGAGGAGGCCATGGAGTACATCGAGTCGATCAAGGAGATGGGCGACGGCTCTGTCCGCGACGGCGTGCTCACGGGGATCGAGGAGGGCTTCTTCCACCGCGAGATCCAGGAGGCGTCCTACGAGTACCAGGAGCGCGTCGAGGACGAGGAGGAGACCGTCGTCGGCGTCAACAAGTACGTCTCCGAGGAGGACACCTCCCCCGAGGTGCTCAAAGTCGACGAGGAGGTCGCCGGACACCAGCGCGAGCGCCTGGAGTCGGTCAAGCAGGAACGCGACGACGCGGCCGTCGAGGCCGCGCTCGACGACCTGCGCGAGGCCGTCGAGAACGACGAGAACGTGATGCCGTACATCGTCACCGCGGTCAAGGCGTACGCGACGATGGGCGAAATCATGGACGTGTTCGAGGCCGAACACGGCGGCTACCGCGAGAAGATCGGGCTGGCCTGA